Genomic DNA from Peptostreptococcaceae bacterium:
ACTACTGCTACATACTGATAGGGAAGCTTAACTATTCTTCCAGGTGTTTCAATTGATACAAGTAAATTTAATGTATCTGTCAAAATCGCTGTTTGCATCTCTATATTGTGTGGTTCTCCGGCATTTGCACCCATTGGTACGAGCGGCGCTACAGCCCTTGGAGATCCAGCTTGTCTTACTACAGGAGTGCCGCAATTACTATTGTCGGTATTCCAGCTTCCTCGATCGCTCTCTGCACTATAACTGCAGAGCGGTGGCAAGTGCCTCAGCCAGCTGTCATGACAACAGCATCAACATTTTCATCTTTAAGTCTTTGAGCAATTGCAGGACCTGTTTCGTTTGTGAAAACTTCAACATTTCCGCCTCCACCCATAAATCCGAAGTGCATCGGTGCAACAGCTTTGATTACGCCTTTTGCTACAAGTTCATTAAGACGGTCAATTGGGAACATGCAGTTGATATCCTTATTTACATCCGAGTTGTCATATCCACCATGTGAAACCATTAAATTGTCGCTATCACTATCTCCGGGAATTTCTCTGAAACTTGTGTCTCCAGCCAAATTGAACCGCTTGTCCGACTTCAAATGCACGCCGGCGGCCGTAGCCAATGCGATTTTCATTTCATTGAGTGGCTTTGTGACAGGCGTCCAGACAACCGGAGGCGTATTAGGCACGTATATTTCTGATTGCAAACCTTTTACAACAGTCAAACCCATTTTCCTATACCTCCCTACAATCTTCTTTGTATTCAGATTGAATATGCTCTTTATAATTTTCTTCAGCGCTTCTCTTAGCTTCAAGTTGCCTTACCGCGCTTCTTGCATATTCTTCATCGGCTTCCACATCTAGAACTTCGATGTAAGTCATCATAAACCCAACCTGTTGACCCCTCCTGAGTTCTACAGGACTTATAACCATGCGTCTCGGCACTTTAATTTGTCCCATACGGCCCTTGAAATCTACAGTAACTGAACAATCGCTAAAATCCACTACTATTCCTTCATAAAAATTTTCTGACGAAGCATATTTCAATCTGTCCATTTTTATATCACCTTTACTTTTTATTCTTCGATTTCGTAGATTTCTCTACGTTTCTTGGATTTTTCAAGACTTTGTTCATTCTCGCAAAGCTCGATTATTTCTCCTGTAGCTTCTTCTATTACCTCTATATTATTTTGCTTAACATTGGCGTTCCAAGATCTTTCAGCCTTCTTGACGCTTTCGCCCATCATCTCAGCCTTAAGCATATAGATTGCTCTTATGGCATCTTCTTTGCACAATGTATTGTTGCCAAGAATTTCATTTTCGATTCCTTGAACTGACTTGTTGTTGTCAACCATTGCGGTCATGAATTCGTTGCCTACAACTAATTGTCCTTGAACCGCAGCATAAGTCATTCCTACAACAGGAATGCCTCTTTTACCAACCTCTTCAATATGTGATGCGAAATCGATGTGGTTGTTTCCGAAGCCTTCTGTCCCAACTATTGCACCGTCAAGGTCCATAGTTTCAACAGTCATTCCAAGAATTTTTGAAACATAGAATTTTTCCGAGTTGACTTGAGGTGAACCTACGAGTATAACAGCAACAAGGTCGACCTCTTCGTCATTCATCAATTCAAGAACCAGGGGCTCTCTCCAGTAATGTCTGGATGTTTCTTTTGAAGCCGGTCCTATGCATGTAAGAGCATGTATGCATCCGTCCAATAATTGGAGCGGAGAAACAACAATCGGAACATTTCCAAGGTCTACATTAGCCTTTGCTCCTATAGTTCCAATAGGCTCTACTGGAAGAATGAAATTATCATGCATTGCTCCTTGTCCCATTATTTCCTTGATGAATGCTACTCTTTTCTTTCCAGGATGTCTTGTTTGAATAAATTCTTCAGTATCTACAACGAGGCTTTCATCCAAAGTTTTCAAAGCTTCACGAATTTCCTGAGTAACAACATCAGTTGCTCTGTGCGCAGCCATCGGTCCTGGTCTTTCCATTCCGGTTCCGCGTTTAACAGTAACTTGTGTCTTGATGAATATTTCTCCGAATTCGGGAGCTCCCGGACGTCCCCACATGATGTTTCTGTCTAATATTCCTTCTGATGATCCGAATTCGCCGATTTGAACTCCGTCTTCATCGGTACCTGTAACGACAACTATTGTTCCATCAACTACTCTTGTGATTCCATCTCCGACTTCGCCCTCTTCCTTCGTAGCAATCGGTTGAATATCCATGAGCGTTTCACTATATGTGTCGTATTTATCAGGTGTAATTATTTCAATTTTCATATCTATAACAAGCTTTTCAGTCTCGATTGCATCTTTGCAGATGTCTTCACGAATCGTAAGCGTTGTTCCTTCTATTTTTGTTTCCGGTCCAAACTCAACCTTGTCGATTACGAAATGCTTTCTCGTAAGGCTTCTTATTACTTTTGCTTCTTGAACAGGAGCATTGGCGACAGCCTCGGCTTGAGCCGGTGCATCCACAGGAACTACTATTCCTGCAGGCATTACGCCACCGGCAACTGCGCCGGCTACTGTGAGCGGGAATTCAAGATTTATATCTCTGCCCTCGCCAATGTGGATTCTTACAACTCCACCCTGAGTACCCATAGTCATAACCGGTGCAACGGGTGCTACTGGAGCGATTGCTTCTTCAGCTACAGGCTCTTCTATAACTTCCTCTTTTTTCACTTCAGCTTCTTTGAAACCATCAAGCATTGATGGAACAAGTGGTGTTAGCGAATCAACAGTTATTTTCAATGTCGCACCCA
This window encodes:
- the prdA gene encoding D-proline reductase (dithiol) proprotein PrdA, which codes for MSITLETAKEHANDVAVTCCRFEAGMVVTPENLEDPEILPDLEDSGLLEIPENVLTIGQVLGATLKITVDSLTPLVPSMLDGFKEAEVKKEEVIEEPVAEEAIAPVAPVAPVMTMGTQGGVVRIHIGEGRDINLEFPLTVAGAVAGGVMPAGIVVPVDAPAQAEAVANAPVQEAKVIRSLTRKHFVIDKVEFGPETKIEGTTLTIREDICKDAIETEKLVIDMKIEIITPDKYDTYSETLMDIQPIATKEEGEVGDGITRVVDGTIVVVTGTDEDGVQIGEFGSSEGILDRNIMWGRPGAPEFGEIFIKTQVTVKRGTGMERPGPMAAHRATDVVTQEIREALKTLDESLVVDTEEFIQTRHPGKKRVAFIKEIMGQGAMHDNFILPVEPIGTIGAKANVDLGNVPIVVSPLQLLDGCIHALTCIGPASKETSRHYWREPLVLELMNDEEVDLVAVILVGSPQVNSEKFYVSKILGMTVETMDLDGAIVGTEGFGNNHIDFASHIEEVGKRGIPVVGMTYAAVQGQLVVGNEFMTAMVDNNKSVQGIENEILGNNTLCKEDAIRAIYMLKAEMMGESVKKAERSWNANVKQNNIEVIEEATGEIIELCENEQSLEKSKKRREIYEIEE